The region ATTAAGCCCACAAGAATTATCAATTAAGGATTGACTTCCTAAGCAAAGTGAATTCTCCCTTTAAATTGTATTACAATTGACTATGAAATAGAAAATTTATCTATGTTGATAGGTTCAACTAAGCTGGGGTGATAATATCCTTtgctaaaaatatttgtaacatTACAGAGGTAAATGAATGTTAcatatctttatcatcattattagcaCGACAATTCGATAAAGTAATCATCTCCTTTGTATATCGAACTCATATTCTCCTGAATTTTCAACTTTCAATTCATTGCTTGATAATTTGAGATCAAGAAAGCTTTTGATGaactagaaaataaaatttatcaagAAGATTCCATATATGGTGGTCTGACGTACATActtcatggaattgcccattatCTTTGTTTCTCACTCTGACAAGGTGTCAGGTTTTACCTTTCTCGCCTGTGTCTTCACCCCATGAATTCTCAACCCTCCATTTAGTTGTCTTGGTCTCGTTTTCAGCACCCTACGGGGAAGAAAACAAATACAACACATTCATTATCACATTGCAATAGTAAGCAAAAGGAAAATAAGAAtggaaataaagatgaaataattttgGCAAGCAAGAACAGAATTGAAAACTACTTTTCCAGGCCTGGGTTTACAAACTTTGAAACTTGGATATTTATACAATGAAAACAGGAATATAGCCTATTAAAGAATCACACAATAACAACATTGccaataaacatgaatataaaaacattCGATGCATTATTGATACCAACAGAGATGATTAAATgctgtaatgataatgatgatgacaaaatgtgataatgatgatgatgatgacaaaaatgtgatgataatgatgatgacaaaaatgtgataatgatgatgacgatgatagtgATAAAGATTACAACAATAATAAGGTCATCAATGTGGGGAAACACCTCTAGTAAATCTAAATACTCACATCGGTTCCGACTCCCGTGAGTACCATAGCATGTGTCATCAACGATTCTCCAAAGAGAAGTCTTTCTGCCTTGTCCAGTTGTAAACTCTGAATTCCAAACACCAACTCATAGTCCAAGCTGAAGGGAAAATGATCAAacatcaatcaaatcaaatgatgcTTGATTATATACTAATGTTTTAGGAAAATTAAATCACATCTTATACATATCACAAAAGAGAGCTCAGCTAAaccaagctgaaaattttgaaaattacattaTATTGTGTCATACGTATTAAGGGATAATATATGATGGACAATTAAGATTTTTGGATTTAAGATATACTAACCTTTTTGTGTCTAGTATGCCTGTCTTCCTAGTGCTAAATTTGCCAACATCACATCCAAACCAAACGGGCTGTAAGAGTAAAAGACAGAAAGTGAATCTAATTTATTATTGTAGAGTTCAAAAGATGAAATAGAAGTGTGGGTATCTATTCTAGGCTTGAATCCATTGTACTAAAGCACTTGAATCTTTCTGCTGCAATCAGAATTTGGTAACACTTATTTTTTGGTGTTGCGAAGAAAAAAGTGACAGCAGCACAATTTCATACTATAatctttctgaaaaaaaaagaaattatgtgtAAATTTAATTCTAGATTTCttgataaacatattttttaagcacAGATTTGTacaaatgaagaataaaaaagtcaATCAGGTCGATTACTTGGTCAGTCGCATTACTCTGTTACATGTCAATTATATTTCTTGGTGCTATCAGTTTTAAAAGGGCGAGACTTTCTATCAAGTCTATATTGTGTATTCAACTTGACACCAAATCCTTTCAAGTAATACATAGGGAAAGGCTTGCAGGCTGTATATTGTGAACAGCATGACATCCTAAATATTGGTCAGTTGCACAACAGAAAAAGGACATGGAAAAATATTGACCGATTACTTTTTGAAAGTTGTTAACCTACATAACATGAATTTCATATACATCTCTGAAATAAGACATTTAAATTAATTGAGCAAATTCTGATATCTTTTGTGGAAAGGAAAGCTCTGGCAAGATGCATTACAGTCTGTCCAGTAGCACAAATTTGACATACTAACCCTTTCCTGCATTTAATGtttgcatttttcttttaacttgatGAAACATGATGCCTTTTAGATCATccaactgatttttttatagCCCCAAAACAATAGTTTtctatcaaataataataataataaaaaaatgtagtcctacataaatgattttttagtaaAGATCAGATTTTCTGGCATTGCATTCAGGAACTTCCATATAAGTTTTAATTGAAAGAAACATCTAGCTTTGAAAAATGCCAATTTAAGATTTTTACTTTTCTCACCTATTGGGCAAAAGCCAGAGTAATAATGAAAACAGTGACTTGAGCACAGTGTAGAGTGAATAAGTGTGCTTTatattcaattcattattttttatcactacatctcttctttttttgagggggtgggaataaaattgattgtttccaccttttaaaaaaaaaatgactatcAACTCTGTATAGAATTTAATGAACCAATGTTCCTTACCTCTCCATTCTGTATTGATTTAAGGGCAGTAGATTTGAGAATGTCAATGGGTTGGTTGTTATACAGGGTCTTCTGACCACCAACCATGTTGCCTAAGTACTGGACAGTATACATCTCTTCATACTTGTTCTTTGGTCGTGGGTCATTCACTATGCACACCTGGGTAGAAGATGAAAGActtcaaataaattcaaattcatcttagattcattgaaataaacaaaaacagacATAAAATTACATGCAAAATATACAGTAAAGTACATGCTCTTGAGTTTCTTGGGGGGTTtcttaaaatcaaaataaagttttcCACATACGGTCGAGCTGAAAAGCAATCCACTTATATATGAATTATGGTATATTTGCTGACAATAATCATAAAGACTGTTACATGCTCGAAGGAACACTATTATGTGTTACTGGTATGTATTGGCTTGAAGAGTGATTAGGAGACCCAACTACTGCTTACCTTCTCATCCATATTAAAGACGGGTTTGACATGCTGATGATAGAAGTCTTTAGGTGTGATTGGTCCAACAGATTGAAAGGTCTTGGTCTTGTCATGGTAATCCCAGGTGAAGGTTGTAGGTGGGATACCAAGACAGATACTGGTTACCCGGAAGATCTAGTGTATGAGGCGGCAGGAGGGGAATGTAGGAAACAAAAGAAACGACAAAACAAGGATGATTATTTACCCCCAAAATATGTCTAGTTGTAATAAATGAGAAAATTGTATTTGGTTGCAAAAAAACCATAATCTAATctttaacataaaaaacaacaaacctaatataaaagaaaaaataaaaattacagaATGAATACTTATTACAGATTATTATCCCAGTCATTAAATCCTGGCATACCGCACGCAATGTATGAACTTTCTGCACTCcctgggagcattccaacaagagtttcaAGACTCatttgctaggcatactacataggcttctgcatcctgccgggtacccatttaacaccttgGTGGAGAATGGCAAAAAGTGGATTGAccccttgccaaaggatgctaggccaCAGTTGGATTCAAACAATCAGATATATCATTCTGTAGATTTACATCCTGGGTGAAGTGcttgacgatttttttttgcgatattttcacgACAGCACAATCAACAGCCAAGATCTTATCTTTCTAGTCTCCAAAATACCCTAGTCTCATTAAGGTAAAACCATTCCTAGTGCTCAacgaaaaaaaaggatatttctCAAAAAGGTCAGTAAATCTATTAAAACCcagtcatttcttttgtttctaattttacattcttttgaagggggggggggggggtgcatttgGTTGGGGCTCGAACTTTACCACACATTAAGAAAAACAATGACCCCCTGCAAGATTATCTGACAATTGACCAACATAAAATGTGAGAAGCATGACTCTGTACAAAATTCTAATCTGTGATGAGTGGAAGCTGAATAGGAATTGAACTCTGGACTTTGAGCAGACTTTCCTCTGTAAACACATTGTAAACGGTACAAAAATTCTGGTATACATTGGCAAACATATTACATTCATGTGCTGATAAATACCAATTGCTTTTGTGAACTAATACAGCATGACTTACTTCACTATTAATGACAAATATGAGCTATTGTTTAGaacgttttatttcatttcaataaaatatattcataaagtGTATTCATGACATTGACAAAGCATGTTAGTTGATTTATaagtttgtcaattttttttttttttttttacaaattccTAGGTAAAAAACCCCAGAAAAAACATACATAAACACAAAGAGATGGGCAATTCAAACCCTCTTAATTCCAATGTGCACAATActggaaaatatatatacaatgacAAGTAgccaaatgaaataattacatatGTTGCTTAGGTTTAATGGACTTCTGGGTAGTCATGTTAAATGCAAACATGCACATTTTAATCAACTCATAATCTTGGTGATAAATAGGTGATAAAAAACATCCAATGTATGATCTGACCAATGGGGTGATAAATTACATACCACATGCAACTGACAATTTAAGCACAATTTTCAGtcagaattaatcattgtcaaaACCCCATTAAATTAACCTCAAACATTCATTGTCAACAAATAGTAATTTTTATTCCCAGAGAGCTTGTGAAAATTTGAGGTCCAAGATAAGTtgataaaaaggaagaaaaattgTTAAAGATTTGTGTGACATCTGGTAGTCCATGGTTAGACTCCTGATTTGGACCAAGTTCATTTTTGTGAATACAGACCAAAAAGTTTAAGCTCACCTCTGCCATCTGTTCCTTGATCCTCGCCTCAATGTCTGAGGTCGATGATTTCTTTTCTACCATATCACGTAGCTCCTTGGCATAATCACGCAACTGTCATAAAATGAGAAttaatatgatattaataataacatgcATCATTTATGTAGTGCtcaatacaatatttcaaagtgcTGTACATTATTACCCTGACACTACTATGATCAGTAGCTTGAGCGTTGAAGGAATTTCTTCCCACTGGATAtccatttacttcacctgggtggagagtggcaaatagAGATCATCAATGAAATCAATGGTACGCACATAAGTTGTTATAAATTCCCGGCTCCCAGTAAACTCTAGGTTATCTAAGACCAAACTTTAATTGATTTCAGACCCATTCATTAAGTACATGGCATTTCAATACTTTAGAGCAGAGATTTCAAAAAGGAAGTActgaaattcaatgaattctTTGGTAGACCGACTGGGGAAACATCAATAATGACTGAGAGATGTTCTGATGcattaaggccaccgcacaccttatgactgttcgcgatccgattttggaacaaattgcattttgctcattttctgaaaatgtgaatggaacatatcattttatttgaggtttgaattaatttaaagaatactaatataaccattttgaaagattgcaagcctttatttcagagtaaaggccaaattagtttcaaatcgtaaccaatcgtacgactgctatgacgtcattatgactagatattaaattcgcttttattctaagaaggatgatagcatagtcacagattttaacataggtattcgtacaatgatttagaacattacacagtaagatattccaattctcaatattagcatcaaattcttctatgttttattccaaatttgagtcgcagaccaatcgcaaggtgtgcggtcgcctttaagCACTTCACAAAAgtggtatattattattaccttagTTGTAAGGGTAACATTGAGCCTCCGTGATGCTCCAGATGAGTGTGCCTCAGGGAAGCACTTCTTGGGTATCACTCCATACTTATTCACCAAATTGACCAGCATGTCCCACTGACCACCATCATTCGTTGGACAGGTCAGCATGAAACTGACCAAACGGCCCTCTACAGGCTCCTCTTGCTTGAAGATCTCAACCATGGAAGTGAGGAAGTAGTTTGAGCGTTCGATCTTGGAATACGACACAGAAAATAACATCACATTACTACATGCACGGTACCACTCTTACATGTTCAACACCTAATTCAGCTCAACCACAACTAAAACCACttttataaataaacaaataaattatcaCTATTGCCACTACtaccactggcggatccagggggggggggggcacagccggccgtGCCCCCCGcttgagagccataatcaaaatttgtaatttaaatataaacaAGTGTACCCCCAACCCTCCCCTTTTAAAGTGAGGACctttcttcgtttttttttgcttgtcaaatttttcgagGACGAAATAACCttaaatttaaagtgaaaaccttttttgctttttgcttgtgaaattttcactgggaaaatgtgcccccccctgtGTAAATATTGGATCCCCCCTGACTACTACCATCATTAATTCTACTATTACTGCTAAGTACACTTCTACAAACACCAGTTTTATATGCATAAATTGAGCACAAAGTTCATGCTATAGTGTGATGACgatgaatgaagaaataaattaagatTACATCTAGCAAATCAATTTCtaccttttctttaaaaaatcataattggaTGTACTGAATCTCAATATGTGGATTAATCTCACCTTATCCCAAAAGAAAAGATGATTCTGACTGAATTCAAACTCCTCTATGTTGAGTTTTTTCATGAATGGGATACGCATGGTGTTGAGACAGGCAAAGATCCAGCAACGCCCAGAGCTCCGCTGGTTGGTCATCGGCTTTGCCTCAGCTACctaaattagaagaaaaaagtgAGGAGCATGCGTAATGTGTTGCAGGAAAATACACATtaagacatgttttttttatggaatatgCCCACGAATAGACCCCCTTCATGTAGGTGACTTCCAAgtgattacatgtattgggtcGACTTAAGGATGAACAACAGtcatgttttttcccctttcccagTGGTGAATGTTCTCAAGGATGACCTACTCATATTTGATCATATGAggggtatttcacaaagatcAATAACTAGAAATCACACATAAATTATCAACTGCTTGTGGAATTTAACACATCACCGTATTGGCCAGATCACATACATTGGACATGCACTATTTTCAATCCATCGAACATTACACATTAAACTTCAGGTTTGTATTGCCTCTCAAACATGACTTTTAGTccaatattactttttttaaacacccgCTGGACTACCAAACAAACTTACTTTGTGAGTATAAGCATGAAGGTTCTGTCCTACTGCACGATGAGGAATACAGAACTCCAAAGGATCATACTTGGTGGCAGCATTCTGTGCAAGAAGGTTCTTAGGATCTGCTTCAAAAGCTGCTCTTAATCCTGCAATCTGCTCATCGGAAATCTCTGTGGAGGAAATGACAGGAGTATGTTACAAGGAAATGAGTAAAAACCCATCTTGGTAATTCACATATCACACAAGAAGAGTGAAATGTGTCAAGTTGGAATGAGGCGGACATTATTTGAATCGGTCTTAGAGATGTGGGAAAGATGATTGTCACCTGTTTGCCTAAGCTAACTCTTGTCCGGTATCTTGCAGTAGAGCAGGCAATGTTAAACAAGGAGGCTGCAAGAAACAAGATGGCAACTTCTGACAATCCACTGACTTTACAAGGTAGCACCTCCAAAATGAGAAAGGGGTACACCTCATTCCTGGCCCCAACTGATTCTGGAACAGTTAGAATGTGTCTTCATGGCATCAACTCGGAAAGTGCTGTTACACTTTTCATGGACACGTAAGAAACTCTTAATGAGTTACTTTCACTCAACCTTACTGCAGATCATAATCAAGCATGGACACTgctttcaaaaataaaaaaataccatgacagatacatgtaggtgtgttGTGAATAAAGTCTACATCCAAAAGCTGGAAAAGTTCAATGGATAAATACTACCCAAGGTAACTGCTGAGAACTGGGCTGACATCGATGAAGAAACAAAGAAGCACTTAGCTACCATCAAAGATCTTTAATGGGGCAAACACCTTGTACCAAAACTCcaagaatatatatatcatctttattcgccaaataatatacatgtaacatatttATGTGACacttctataaaaaaaagtgagaaagaacaaaacaaattgtACACAATAAAtcagaattaataaaatattattaattgAGTGGGAAAAGATCAAAAGCTGCAGTGGAAAACTTGGCagggaaaaaaaaatgctgtggACCAGGCAAAAGGACAAGTCTGCATCTCTTCTCACTGTAAGAAGATTCTGTAATCTCCTTGGCCCTTATTGTGACCAACAGTCTGGTATGGTGGAGATATTTAAGGTCATTGTCCCATCTTCACAGCTTGTGGCATACCCTGTGCCTTTTCACAACAGTGCTGCAGTGATCTTTCATACAGAACACTTTCATGAGTTGTGTGCTTGACACAAAATGGGAAGAGAATATGTTCATCAAATGTCTGTAAGAATATCTAAAAGATGTATTGTAATTGTGGCGGGAATTTGTGCTATGGGTATAATTGGCCAGCATATCTCTCTTCCAGTCATGAAAATGGTGGAGAGTGACATACATGTGATGGAAACCAATGTATATTACATAACGCCTGCACTAAAAAAGAGGTGAATGGATGAATGTTCCCACTCCTTTTCTCAACGACAGTATGTCTCCTTTTCAAGGAATTTCCCCAAAAGAGAGATGAGATGAACGAAGCTCTCTACCAGACAAGTGCAGAAGATGTTTACACATCTCACCAAGCAAGCTCTGTCCATTGTGCTCCACAACATGTTTGTGTCTGATCTCCAGACAATTAAAAGATCCCTTGCCTAGAGTGAGATTCCACAATACAGTtgccagtgttgtag is a window of Lytechinus variegatus isolate NC3 chromosome 2, Lvar_3.0, whole genome shotgun sequence DNA encoding:
- the LOC121408804 gene encoding bleomycin hydrolase-like isoform X1; this translates as MNQSQAVRKHEPIKRCRLVLLTTRCTDMHVRDCELALYHLNPLSTLLLDNINKISDEQIAGLRAAFEADPKNLLAQNAATKYDPLEFCIPHRAVGQNLHAYTHKVAEAKPMTNQRSSGRCWIFACLNTMRIPFMKKLNIEEFEFSQNHLFFWDKIERSNYFLTSMVEIFKQEEPVEGRLVSFMLTCPTNDGGQWDMLVNLVNKYGVIPKKCFPEAHSSGASRRLNVTLTTKLRDYAKELRDMVEKKSSTSDIEARIKEQMAEIFRVTSICLGIPPTTFTWDYHDKTKTFQSVGPITPKDFYHQHVKPVFNMDEKVCIVNDPRPKNKYEEMYTVQYLGNMVGGQKTLYNNQPIDILKSTALKSIQNGEPVWFGCDVGKFSTRKTGILDTKSLDYELVFGIQSLQLDKAERLLFGESLMTHAMVLTGVGTDGAENETKTTKWRVENSWGEDTGEKGYLVMSDEWFSEFVFEVVVDKAYVPAEVLAVQTKEPIVLPPWDPMGSLAHPVSAKL
- the LOC121408804 gene encoding bleomycin hydrolase-like isoform X2, which translates into the protein MSVTDKSEEEISDEQIAGLRAAFEADPKNLLAQNAATKYDPLEFCIPHRAVGQNLHAYTHKVAEAKPMTNQRSSGRCWIFACLNTMRIPFMKKLNIEEFEFSQNHLFFWDKIERSNYFLTSMVEIFKQEEPVEGRLVSFMLTCPTNDGGQWDMLVNLVNKYGVIPKKCFPEAHSSGASRRLNVTLTTKLRDYAKELRDMVEKKSSTSDIEARIKEQMAEIFRVTSICLGIPPTTFTWDYHDKTKTFQSVGPITPKDFYHQHVKPVFNMDEKVCIVNDPRPKNKYEEMYTVQYLGNMVGGQKTLYNNQPIDILKSTALKSIQNGEPVWFGCDVGKFSTRKTGILDTKSLDYELVFGIQSLQLDKAERLLFGESLMTHAMVLTGVGTDGAENETKTTKWRVENSWGEDTGEKGYLVMSDEWFSEFVFEVVVDKAYVPAEVLAVQTKEPIVLPPWDPMGSLAHPVSAKL
- the LOC121408804 gene encoding bleomycin hydrolase-like isoform X3, whose translation is MGEISDEQIAGLRAAFEADPKNLLAQNAATKYDPLEFCIPHRAVGQNLHAYTHKVAEAKPMTNQRSSGRCWIFACLNTMRIPFMKKLNIEEFEFSQNHLFFWDKIERSNYFLTSMVEIFKQEEPVEGRLVSFMLTCPTNDGGQWDMLVNLVNKYGVIPKKCFPEAHSSGASRRLNVTLTTKLRDYAKELRDMVEKKSSTSDIEARIKEQMAEIFRVTSICLGIPPTTFTWDYHDKTKTFQSVGPITPKDFYHQHVKPVFNMDEKVCIVNDPRPKNKYEEMYTVQYLGNMVGGQKTLYNNQPIDILKSTALKSIQNGEPVWFGCDVGKFSTRKTGILDTKSLDYELVFGIQSLQLDKAERLLFGESLMTHAMVLTGVGTDGAENETKTTKWRVENSWGEDTGEKGYLVMSDEWFSEFVFEVVVDKAYVPAEVLAVQTKEPIVLPPWDPMGSLAHPVSAKL